A stretch of the Takifugu flavidus isolate HTHZ2018 chromosome 1, ASM371156v2, whole genome shotgun sequence genome encodes the following:
- the LOC130529802 gene encoding somatostatin receptor type 2 yields MDISLLSDTDFNQTYVNEHFYLKENIDGFGVTMVILYFFVCVLGLAGNSLVVITMLKLDKMSSSTTVYIFNLALADGLFMVGLPFIASQNFMNQWMFGDVVCKVVMVLDGINQFTSVFCLTVMSIDRYMALADPLRFTRWRTPRCAKIISAFLWLFSLLTILPMALHFSADYGLCIPDIDSDAWWLGVLLYTFIMGFALPFTVMTATYTAMLLTIRSQRIKTQTPVQQKKSQQMEQQVTKMVVAVVVVFGLCWIPFYTFNFCSLYQSNLGLTFSRAFEFVVLLSYSWSCANPILYACLSHTFKKHFYTLLCPAAKSSPSMQCDTEQHEINDTTAWQVTILA; encoded by the coding sequence ATGGACATCTCACTGTTATCAGATACAGATTTCAATCAGACTTATGTGAATGAGCATTTTTACCTTAAGGAAAACATTGATGGCTTTGGGGTCACCATGGTTATACTttacttttttgtttgtgtcctTGGACTGGCTGGGAACTCCCTCGTTGTCATCACCATGTTGAAATTGGATAAAATGTCTTCCTCCACAACAGTTTACATTTTCAATCTGGCACTGGCTGATGGACTGTTCATGGTTGGTCTTCCCTTTATTGCCAGCCAGAACTTCATGAATCAGTGGATGTTTGGAGATGTGGTGTGCAAAGTGGTCATGGTGCTGGATGGCATCAACCAGTTCACCAGTGTGTTCTGCCTAACAGTGATGAGCATAGACCGCTACATGGCACTGGCTGACCCTCTTCGGTTCACCCGTTGGAGAACTCCACGCTGTGCCAAGATCATCTCTGCTTTCCTGTGGTTGTTCTCACTCCTCACCATCCTTCCCATGGCTCTTCATTTCTCAGCTGACTACGGTCTGTGTATACCAGACATTGATTCAGACGCCTGGTGGCTTGGTGTCTTATTATACACCTTTATCATGGGGTTTGCGTTGCCCTTTACAGTCATGACAGCTACCTATACAGCAATGCTTCTCACCATTAGGTCCCAGCGGATTAAAACACAGACACCAGTGCAACAGAAAAAGAGCCAACAGATGGAGCAACAGGTAACCAAGATGGTTGTGGCAGTGGTGGTTGTATTTGGACTTTGCTGGATCCCATTTTACACCTTCAACTTCTGCTCACTGTATCAAAGTAATCTGGGTCTGACCTTTTCCAGAGCCTTCGAGTTTGTGGTCTTGCTGTCATACTCATGGAGCTGCGCAAACCCGATCCTGTACGCCTGCCTCTCCCATACTTTTAAGAAACACTTCTACACACTCCTCTGCCCCGCTGCCAAATcatctcccagcatgcagtgTGACACTGAACAGCATGAAATAAATGACACTACTGCATGGCAGGTGACAATCCTGGCATAG